The Drosophila suzukii chromosome 2 unlocalized genomic scaffold, CBGP_Dsuzu_IsoJpt1.0 scf_2c, whole genome shotgun sequence genome segment GGGTCAACAGTGTGTTGAGGTCACGCCGCGGGATCAGGAGGATAATGGCACACCTGTCGCTAGCACGGGGACACTGGAGAACACAGGACGATTCGCGTCGCGACACAGATAGCTAGGGGTGTatggtgccggaccacaggcgatcgaTGAGCTGTGTTAGGGTGAGTTGACAAGAGTCTTTACGTGATAATGTAAGAAGACTTGTGAGTGTTTAGATTTGTAACTGACTTTATTGAGCTGTCGACCAGAGCTTAAATACTATCATGACCCGGAAATTGGGTGCCTATATTAACTGACATGTTCACCTACATTTTATCGTCTACGCTGCAGTGTCAGCGGTATGCTGCTTGTGACTGCTGACCCACCGGCTGTCCCATACTTGCAGCGTCCGCACCGTATTGTGCTGCCATGTTGCTCGTTCCTTGTACTGATCTCGTGGTTCAGTTCGCATCTGCGGAGGAGTCTACTCGTCTCCCACAAGGACTGCATCTCCTTTATCAAAATGGTCCCAAGATATTTCGTCGAGAAAACCAACTGTGGATACGTAGTCCGATTGGATTCGTTTGGCGCGACCTGCGATATCGAGCTGGTCGTGTGGTCCAACTTCATCCTGAGTCCTTCCTCTTATTGGACGACGGGTctttcttggtttttcggcGTGCTGTCCTGGCCTTGCACCGTAGTGACAGCCCTGTTTTGCGTGCGGACGTGCCATCCTGGTATGATGAATCGGATTCCGGTGTCGAATGCGATGTTGGATCTGCCTTTGTTACTGTTTAATActtaataaattgcttatttTACTGTTACATAtgtctatatatatttttttgctgAGGTCTCGTTAATCATCTATAAAAACTGCGGTGTTCTGTGTTATTGGGTCTCAGTTTGTCGCAATGGTGCTTGAAGACCATTGCGAGGTCGTTTGGGACATTGACGGTTCGCTGCGTTGCACTCGTATTCCCACCTGTTGGTCGTTGCTGGATAATATCCCAGGATTCTATGTACGTCGTAAACGCCGTACGGTCTCGATCCGTACCTCATGTGGCCCTGTTATAGATGGTCTGCGTTATCCTCCCAATCGGAGTGTGACGGTCCACGACGGCTCCTTCATCCTTCTTCCTAACAATCGTTTTGCTGTTGTTCGATTGGCTGTGCTTGCCGTTACTTTGAGTGGTCCTCCAGTACCGGACGCCGATCCGTTCGAGATGTATTACGACTCCGCTAGTGATTCGGGTTATGAGTAGTGACCtccctctttttttttttttttgatttactTATTCTTATCGTTATGAACTTTtgtctctcttttttttttttttatcattctGTGGTCGTCAGCGTTTTCACCCGACTCATCGGTATTGGGGAAGTGACGCTTTGTTCCGAGCCGTTCTCTTGTTGACATATTTTTGTATGTTTACCTTTTCTGATGAGTAGACAAATTGCTGCTAACAACAGTAATATTTCGAGCCCTGCCGCAATGGAGATTGAGTTAACGTAGTTCACCTGCGTATTCGTGGTTGCCTCCGACTCCCCTCTGTCTAGCTGCTCCTGAAGTTGATGGACTTCTCCCTGCAGATGCTTTAGACTGCTCGTTGTATTGCTACGTAAGGTCGTGTATTGCTGCCTCTGCTGTATTGGACTCTTGAACGAATGAGTAATAATTGTAGCTGGTTTTTTCTCTATTGTCGATCTTAACGCTGGGTGTCCCTGTAGTGTAACCACTGGACTTCTTGCAATGCAGTCCGCATTCATTGTCACGATTTCATTATCATGCACTTGTATTTTTCCTCGTTCCTCCCCGCACACATAGGTTAATGTTACTTCTTGTGTTGTAGCAAAAATCCAAGCATTTGGAGCATCAAGAGGGTACCATATGCTTGTCGTGTTAATCCTTTCGGGTTTGCAGCTGGATTTTTGTTCAGATTGAACGGCTGCTAGGGCGCATTGGAACTGTTCGTGCGCGGGACCCAACGTCGTTGGTTTTATATTGCACAGCATTGGTCCCTTTGACATCTTCGTGCATTGGTTCAGCTCTTCCACAGTAAGTGCGAAGTGTCGATCTCGATGATCACTAATCGCTAGATATTTGGTCTCTGTCTCCGTTGCGATTATGTGATCTTGGGTGGCTACTGGAATTGGCGTTAATTGATACACGTCGTACTCCTCTTCGTCCACTAATGGTATTTTAGTATGAAATATGAGGGTGTTGTCCAATTCCTGGACTTCTGATACCATTACTTGATAGATATCATGCATAGTCTCATGTGTAACAGGTAGTCGCCTCCCTTTCGGGAGATGGgcctgtatgtttataagcTCCCTTTGTAGCTGACTTACGGAGATTAATGCTGGGCTGACTATGCCCCTTTTTAACCCGGTTACGATGTTGATGACTGCCGTCTGGGTCCTCTTGATATGCCCTGCTATTAATGTTAGTTCTGATAACACCTGCGCTATGTTCCCAGTTCGTATGGTATTTTCGAGGTCTGTGACGTGTGTTTCCATGTGTCTTATCCTGCATTCCATTTCATCATTACTCGTTCTCATCACGTTTATGGTGCTGTCTATCTTAGGATAGACGTCTGATTCCTGAGTAAATGAGTGTTGTGCAATTCCTTAGCTTGGATTTTTCGGATGACCTCTTCCATATTCTGCGCATACTGAGAGTCTAAAACTCCAAATAGCCCGTTGGCGAGATTTCCTACCAGATTCAGGGCTCCTCTCCGTTGTCGCTGATGATTGAACAGCTGTTGACCATCGTATAGCTCGCTGGCCTCTTGTTCGAGCACCTGTATTATCGTTGGACATGACCCGCCTCGTAGGCACCAGGTTGATAAatcttcaatattttttttaaacgcAGTGATCTCCTGTGCTAACAGCCGTAGATCAAAATATGATATGATCGTCCATTCTGCGGACATCAGAGCTATTCTATTCCTTAATTCTACATATGTTCCCGTATTGTTAGGTAATGGACCTACCTTTACGGGAAGTTCAGCCATGATTGGGACGGCTTCAGTGGCGTTGGCAATAGCCAGCAGCACTATGAATTGGAACATAACCTTGGGGATCTTCTGACACCCTTTGTCACTTCTTCGGGTGCCCTTTGATTGTCTAGTGGTAGCACAGCCAGCCGATGAATCGCTCTCGTGCATTCTCCTGCTGATGTCCGGATGCTGACGACTCGGATTGCACCGTCCTTTCCTGCGTGTACCGTCACTATTCTCCCAAGTGGCCACTGTAATGGTGGCATGTTGTCTTCCTTTATTACCACTAGGTCTCCTACGGCAACCGTCTTTTGCTTTCTTGTCCATTTTGATCGGTTTTGTAGTTCCTGCAGGTACTCGTGGCTCAATCTTTTCCAGAAGTCCTGTCTGACCTTGTCTATTTGTTACCATCTTGTTACTAGACCCGATCGTACCTCCTTGTTATGAATGTCGGGAGATGCGGTTATTGGTCCTCCGATCAAGAAGTGCCCTGGAGTCAATGCAGACAGGTCGCGTGGGCTGGAAGAAATGGGAGTAAGAGGCCGTGAGTTTAGTATTGCCTCTATGTCGATAATCACTGTTTCTAATTCTTCATATGTTAAATCTGCCGTTGACACCGTGCGGATCAACAAATGCTTTGCTGATTTCACTGCCGCCTCCCACAGTCCTCCGAAATGAGGTGCCCGTGGTGGAATAAAATGGAATTCTGTTCCTAGCTGCGAGCATGTTTTAGTAATTGTCTCTCGAGCTTCATCCGAGTATATCGTGGTTTTTAACTCTCGTAACTCGTTCTTCGCCCCGACAAAATTCGTGGCGTTGTCACAATAGATGCTCTTCGCGACTCCTCTCCTTCCATTAAATCTTTTAAGTGCTGCAAAGAATGCTTGAGTGGTTAGATCTGACACCACTTCTAAATGTACTGCTTTGGTggtgaaacaacaaaaaatggctAAATAGACCTTATGGGGTTTCTTTCCTCGGATTTTGTAGTGCACAAAAAATGGTCCGCAGTAATCCACCCCACTAATATTAAACGGTCTTGCAATTTGTACCCGATCGGTTGCTAGCGGACTCATGATCTGATTTAACAACCTTGGTCGAGCTCGGCAGCATGTGATGCAGCGTCGTACTGTCGTCAATGCAAGTTGTTTTCCCTTGATCGTCCAAAATTGTTGTCGCGTGTTTGCCAACAGTGCCTGCGGGCCACAATGCTTAAGCTGCCGATGCTTGTTCTCAAATATGAGCCGCCGTGTTATTTCATGACCTGCTGGCAGCAACATAGGATGTTTTTCATCGAATGCTAGACTTGAGTTCTGGAGTCGTCCTCCTACCCGCAGTACCTTGCTATTGTCCAGAAATGGGTCTAATGACCGATAAGGATCTGATACTGCCACACAACCGTTCTTCTGCAACTGCGTTATGGTAGGCTGGAATGCTATTCCTTGTATCTGTCGTATTATTCGTTGTAATGCCCTTGCTCGTTGTTCCGGAGTTATTTGTCCTGTTTCTCTCTGATTGCCTGGTCGACAATTATTTCCAAACCGCAACATCCAGGCTGTTATTCCTACCAGCGTGTCAAATGACCCGTGGTGACTGATTTCCGTGGTCcaaatattgatttttattagaCTCAGGACGTGATTGGTTATAGTACGTTGTTCTGGGTCCTTCGCGTTCAGCATCTGCTTAGTCTGTTGTTTCCAGGTTTCTTGGTTAGTTGTTAGAAATGACGGACCATTAAACCACAACTCCTTATGTTTAAGCTGTGTCGCTGAACATCCTCTCGACGCAAGGTCTGCTAGATTGTCTTCTGATGCTACATGCACCCATTGCTCCGGATTTGATAGTTCGTGAATCCGAGCAATTCGGTTTGCTACGAACGTATGAAATGATGATGCTGTTGCGTTTATCCATGCTAACACTATTGTAGAATCCGTCCAATATTGGACTTCATCGATCTTTATCCGTAGATCCCTTTTGATTCTTTCTGCTAGCTCAGCTCCTAGGACCGCTGCACATAATTCTAGTCTAGGCAATGTTTGTTTTGCTAGGGGCGCCACTCGTGATTTCGCGCATAGCAGCTTACTTACTATTGGACCGGCGGATGTTATCGTACGAAGATAAGCAGCCGTCCCATAAGCGACTTCTGACGCATCAGAAAATATATGTTCAGTTGGATGGCTGCTGGGTCTGCCTGTGGAAGCGGATGCCTGGCGAGCTCAATGGTAGCCAATACCTGACTATCATTTCGAAATGCCTGCCAATGGGTTGTATCTTCCTTGTCCAATTCAGTATCCCAGTCTAACGATTTTTGCCATAGTTtctgcataaatatttttgctgctGTCGTTATGGGGCATAGTAGCCCTAGTGGATCAAATATTTTGGCTAATTCAGAGCACACAACTCGTTTTGTGACCGTCCCTTGTTCGTATGGCGTCGCGCGTCCTTGGAGTTTATCTTCCTTAGAATTCCACACTATCCCTagtgtttttattgttgcatCCGAGAGTTTGCTGGAATCGAGGTCCAACGCCTGGTTGTCCCTTGAAATATCCCTAAGTAACTCTGGGTGATGTGCGCACCACTTCCTCAATCTTAGTTTTACAGACCCTAGAATTGCACAAATCTTATCTCGTTGCCGTATTGCTTCCTCCAGCGTGTCGGCTCCTGATAAGCAATCGTCGACATAGAAGTTTTGCTGAATGGCGTCCGCGCCTAGCTGCTGGCTTGTCGGCGCTCTCTGTGCCAGATGTTGTAAAAATTTTGTTGCTAAGTAAGGTGCACATGCAGTCCCGTAGGTCACCGTATTCAAATGGAAGTAACGCATTTTCTCTAGAGGGTTTCGTCGCCATACTATGAGTTGATAGCCCTTGTCTTGAGGATGAACCCAGAtttgtcgatacattttctctaCGTCTGCTGTGAACACAAATCGGTGAGTCCGGAACCGTAAtaaaattgataataaatCACTCTGAACTGTTGGCCCGACCCTTAGGATGTTGTTAAGGCTCTTTCCTGTTGAGCTAGGAGCCGAAGCGTCAAAGACCACTCTTAATTTTGTGGTGGAGCTTTAGGACACAATGGTGGGGAATAAAATAATGATTCCTTGGTATACTGGAAAGCTGTACCTCCGTCATGTGGTTTAAACGTTCATACTCATCCATAAAACTCACGTATCCTTCTAGCATTGCTGGATGCCGTTCTAACCGACGTTCTAGGCTGGAAAATCTCCGTTGAGCCAACGCTAATGTTTTTCCTAGCTCCCTTGGATTTTCTGCGAACGGCAATCTTACCATTAGTCGTTGATCCGGGCAGATTTGAACGTTTGATAGAAAATGTTCTTCACAAAGCCTCTCTTGGACTGTCATTGCTGGTACCTCCGTGTTAAACGTATCTAGCTTCCAAAATTTTTCCAGAGCTGGTAATGGATCCTCCCGTGTGATTGTCATGACATTTCCTGCCATGGCTGCTGGCACTCGTCGCCTCACTGCGCCGAACACAATCCACCCAAGAGTGGTTTCTTGTAGAGTTGGCTTATCATCCCCCAAACCGATAAGTCCGGGTCTTATCAATCGAGAATACACCTCGGCTCCCAGTAGAAAATCTATGCTTCCGGGTTGGCCGAATTCGGGGTCCGCCAACACTACCGTGCTCGGATTACTAAGTCCTTCGTCTATGGATTCCGACGGTTGGTTCTTCGTCAGTCGTGGTAGGATAAACACAACAATCTCCTTCTGAAAGTTCGACCTTAACGATGACAGCCGCACGCGTGCCCATGACGAAGATCCTTGCGCCGTTTCTCCAATTCCTGAGATACCTTGTGATGTGCTGAAGGTGGGGATAGCAAGTTGGTCCGCCATCCTTCTGGACATGAGATTAAGCTGAGAGCCAAGGTCGATGACTGCGCGACAATTTTCTCGTCTTGCGGTTTGTCCTTGTATTGCCACAATGGCTGTGGGGAGTAATACGTACGGGTTTGGCGGTTGGCTGAGGGTCAACGCAGACACCTTGTTGATCATTGGGGTCTGCAGATTTGGATCTGAAGCATCCATCGCTTGCAATGGTTGATCTATGGTAGCAATGGCAACAACCGGCGCCGTGGATTCTGGATGTTTGTGCAACATGGAATGATGCCGTTGACGGCAAAAGCGACAGGTCATTGGCGACGGGCAGCTGTTTGTCTTATGGTAGTTTGACAGACAATTGGCACAGCCTGCAATCTTCGTCATTGCCTGCCGACGTTCTTCTGGACTCATTCTTCGAAACATGTTGCAGGATAAGGGCCGGTGTGTGGCTAtgttgcaaattttacaaatGTTATCTCGTGATACCAATGTTTTGGGTTGAGCGTCCAGTGTTTCCAACATGCCGGATCGCCGTTCTAAAAAGGCTAAAACACTTACCAGCAACGGGACTTCTGTTGGTGAGTTGGCTGAGTCTTCGAGAGCGGCTAACGTATACTGATCTAGTTTCCGCCGCACTAAGAACCCTATAATTGGATCCCAGCTCTTTGTGCAGATTTCCAGGTTTTTTAGAGTACTCATTGAATTCTTGAtcgtgtcatgtaaggccctgaGCTGACGTGAAGAGCCATCTATAGGTTTATAATCAAcgatttttgctatggcggcgaatactagtatctttccgttctggtacctggcctttaagcgtaaccaggtgtcgtcatagccaccctgtgagaaggctgtgtctgtcaagacgttcctcgcttcaccacgaagcgagctttgtagaatatgtagtttttggctggccgaatatggtttattgtGTACTAATTCTACAAAAAggtcatggaaccgtggccagtctagatactcgccatTGAATTctggaatgctaattggcggcaATGCCAAgcttaggctcattggcgcatcgttttctcgaagcaggttcatttcgtattcttCATATAacgtgtggaattgggctagctctgcttctgcccgagctgcggccccaggtgtgctatccaattcatcgtgggcttgcctcagtaatgcccaatggagatccaggtgcccttgtagggctggggtgacggttggagCGTTTGAGGCTAATGTTAGTGTTGgttccaattcgttgcatcttctctgcaactgtcgaaTTACCGTGTCAATTGTGGAGCTTCCCTTTACTTGCTCtcctgttgtgatcttgatgttcgCTGaggttcgtctgggggccgtTGGTGTATCGCTTCCAGTCGGTATGTTGTCCAGGAAGACCctttgatatttttcaacCAGATCCTTAAGTGCTGTTAGTCGTGAGGAGTATTCACTTCCCgtgggtagtgccgcttgctggacctCTTCATCCAGATCACAAAATTGTTGCCAGAGCTCCTTTAGTTGTTCTAATCTACCGGCATAATAGCCTTCTCGGAGGCGTctgtcggcagaatccttgccataattctttataagctgttgtatttttccttgcagctcgttttggtcGTCTAacaatcgattgtgtaaatcgattctggTTCGGTTTGTCTGCTCAATGAATGAGGTCGACATAGTGCAGGTACTCAGTAAGTTTTTGCTGACTGCGGTTCTTAAGCTAGGCTTGACAGGTGTTTGTGGAAGAAAGTCTTACCTGTGCAAACCGGCGTGTGTGTTGCCTATGTGGAAGGCGGATGCTgaagtgtgatcctttgttggtaACACGGGGACACTGGAGAACACAGGACGATTCGCGTCGCGACACAGATAGCTAGGGGTGTATGGTGCCGCACCACAGGCGATCGATGAGCTGTGTTAGGGTGAGTTGACAAGAGTCTTTACGTGATAAAGTAAGAAGACTTGTGAGTGTTTAGATTTGTAACTGACTTTATTAAGCTGTCGACCAGAACTTAAATACTATCATGACCCGGAAATTGGGTGCCTATATTAACTGACATGTTACGCCTCATATTGGGTTCACCTACATTTTATCGTCTACGCTGCAGTGTCAGCGGTATGCTGCTTGTGACTGCTGACCCACCGGCTGTCCCATACTTGCAGCGTCGGCACTGTATTGTGCTGCCACTGTGCGCCTGGTCGCTGTACCGTATAAGTTGCATTGGTCGTATGTTCGGCTCGCTGACCACTTGCAACTCCGTCGTGTTGGAGATTGCGTGCGTTTGACCCGTGTTCGTACCATGCTAGATCGATCCGAGTTACCT includes the following:
- the LOC139354435 gene encoding uncharacterized protein codes for the protein MVSEVQELDNTLIFHTKIPLVDEEEYDVYQLTPIPVATQDHIIATETETKYLAISDHRDRHFALTVEELNQCTKMSKGPMLCNIKPTTLGPAHEQFQCALAAVQSEQKSSCKPERINTTSIWYPLDAPNAWIFATTQEVTLTYVCGEERGKIQVHDNEIVTMNADCIARSPVVTLQGHPALRSTIEKKPATIITHSFKSPIQQRQQYTTLRSNTTSSLKHLQGEVHQLQEQLDRGESEATTNTQVNYVNSISIAAGLEILLLLAAICLLIRKGKHTKICQQENGSEQSVTSPIPMSRVKTLTTTE